The proteins below come from a single Natrinema sp. SYSU A 869 genomic window:
- a CDS encoding nuclear transport factor 2 family protein produces the protein MTTNRQRSVEQTTTRERLTEFYAAFNRVVTDRDGTDELAAILGDDVTWTDATTGDLDGRTETGIDAVLESVVTVPGQRADHLQALPERFIDAGETMIVTGAYVGTIDDRDFDIAFAHVFEVRDGRIQGCTAYRDTAIERQVFDT, from the coding sequence ATGACAACGAACAGACAGCGGTCGGTCGAGCAAACGACAACGCGGGAACGCCTTACCGAGTTCTACGCCGCGTTCAATCGCGTCGTCACGGATCGGGACGGGACGGACGAACTGGCAGCGATACTGGGAGACGACGTTACTTGGACCGACGCCACGACCGGTGATCTCGACGGGCGAACGGAGACGGGAATCGATGCGGTCCTCGAGAGCGTGGTGACGGTGCCGGGCCAGCGAGCTGATCATCTTCAGGCGCTTCCGGAGCGGTTCATCGACGCGGGCGAGACGATGATCGTAACGGGGGCCTACGTCGGAACGATTGACGACCGAGACTTCGATATCGCGTTCGCTCACGTGTTCGAGGTTCGAGACGGTCGGATTCAGGGGTGTACGGCGTACAGGGATACAGCCATCGAACGGCAGGTATTCGATACCTAA